The genomic region CACATCCACAGCAGCTCCAGGTCCTTGCGCAGCTGCTGCGCGGTGACCCCGAAGTCGGCGGCGGCCTCGGAGATCAGCACTCCCGGCCGGGCCAGGAAGTAGGGCACCAGGGACAGCAGCCTGGGCAGCCGCTCGGTGGAGGAGGAGGCGGTCATCGGGCCGCACCCGCCGCACCCGCGAGCAGCTGGTGCACGTGCGTGCGCAGCGACTCCGGTTCCAGCACCACCACGTCCGGCCCGTACCCGGCGATCCAGCTGGCCGCCGAGTTCGGGTACACCAGGTCGATCTCCATCACCTCGCCGGCTTCGCCGTCCAGCTCCATCGCCTCCACCGCCTTGGCCCGCCGCCGCAACCCGTGCGCCCGCTCCAGCGCCACCCAGACCCTGGCCGGGGCCGACTGCGGCGCGTTGTCCTGGTCACCGGCGACGAAGTGCAGCAGGTCGACGCCCTCCGGCCGACGCACCGCCCCGTCCCGCCCGGTGGCCTTGGGGATGCCGACCACCCTGGACAGCCGGAAGCAGCGCGGCGCGCCGCGGTCACGGTCCTGCCCGACCAGGTACCAGCGCCCGCGCCAGGACACCACGCCCCACGGCTCGACGGTCCGCCGCTCCGGTTCGGGCGCGCTCTGCTTGCGGTAGTCGAAGCCGACCACCTTCCCGGCGTGCACCGCGGCCAGCAGCGGCCCGAACGCGGGCTCGTTGGCCCGCACCTTGGGCTCCACGATCGACGGCGCCGCCTGGTCCACATCGACCCCGGCCGCGCGCAGCTTCACCAGCGCGCCGTGCGCGGCGCCGGTCAGCTCCGGCGACTCCCAGAGCCGCACCGCCAGCGCCACCGCCGCGGCCTCGTCCGGCTCCAGGTCGATCTCGCCCAGCTCGTAGTCGCGCCGGGCGATCCGGTAGCCCTCGGGGTCGAACGCCGAGTGCCTGCCGGTCTCCAGCGGCACGCCCAGGTCGCGCAGTTCGGCCTTGTCCCGCTCGAACATGCGGAAGAAGGCTTCCTGGTTGGCCGCGTCGGTGTACCCGGGCACGATCGACCGGATCCGGTCGGCGGTCAGGTACTGCCGGGTCGACAGCAGGCAGAGGACCAGGTTCACCAGGCGTTCGGCGCGGGCAACGGACACCGAAGCAGCTTACGGGTCCGCGCCAGCGCGCTGGGCCGAACGGGCCTTGTTGCTCCCCTCTGTGTGGTACGTGCCCGGTCAAGGACCGGCTGGTGAGCAGGTCAGCGGGTGCCGACGCCGATCAGCGAGTCCGCGCCGAGGTCGTTGATGCCGGCCGCGGCCAGCCGGTGCAGGAAGTCCGCGCGGACCGCCTCCACCTGCCGTTCGGTCAGCCCGGCCAGCCGGGCCCGCATGCCGGTGCCGAGCACGAAGCTCCACGCCAGCTGCTCGTCGATCGGGATGCGCAGGTCCACCTTGCGCACCGCGACCTCCGAGAGCCCGAGCCCGGCCAGCCAGCCGGCCAGCTTCTCCTCGGTGTTGATGCGCTGGGCGGCCAGGTTGACCGGCGAGTTGATCGGCAGCTCCGGTTTGTACACCCGCACCGCGTCGACCAGCTCGGAGCCGAACCCCTCGGTGGCGGCATCCGCCCAGGTGGTGACCACGAACTTGCCGCCGGGCCGGACCAGCGTGATCAGCTTGCTCACCGCGGCGTCCATCTCGGGCAGGAAGAACACGCCGTAGGCGCACTGCACCACGTCGTAGGGCTCGCCGTCCGGCGCCTCCCAGACCGTGGCGTCGGCCTCGAAGAACTCGGCCTGGCGGAGCCCGCGCCGGGCGGCCACCTTGCGCGCGTAGGCCAGCAGCTCGCCTGCCAGGTCCAGCCCGTGCACCAGCCCCGCTTCGCCGACCAGTTCGGCCGCGGGCAGCGCGGAGGCGCCTGCCCCGCAGCACACGTCGAGCACCCGGTCGCCTGGCTCGAGCCCGGCCGCCTCCGCTGTCGCCGAGCCCATCGGGCCCCACAGCAGCGGCGACCAGTCCACGAACTCCGCGCGTCCCGCGTCGAACACCGCACCCACATCGGTCATGAACCGATCTTGCCAAAAAAAGACCGGCAGTCGTGTCGAAGTACCCACTCGCCGATCGACGCACCGGTAGAACGGGGTCCCCACGATCCCGATGATCACGACGAAGGAGTCGACGATGCGTTTCATGGTTCTGGTCAAGGCCAGCGAGGAGACCGAGGCTGGCGCCATGCCCAGCGAGGCGGAGCTGACCGCGATGGGCCGCTACAACGAGGAACTGGTCAAGGCCGGCGTGCTGCTCGCGGGCGAGGGCCTGCACCCCAGCTCGAACGGTGTCCGGATCGCCTTCGACGGCGACAAGCGCACCGTGATCGACGGCCCGTTCGCCGAGACCAAGGAGCTGCTCGCGGGCTTCTGGCTGCTCGAGGTCGGCTCCCGGGAGGAGATCATCGAGTGGGTCAAGCGGGCTCCGATGGAAAGCGGCGAGCTGGAGATCCGCCAGGTGTTCACCGAGGACGACTTCGGCGACGCCATGTCCCCCGAGCTGAAGGAGCACGAGGCGAAGCTGCGCGCGCAGGTGGAGGAGCAGCAGCGCGGGAAGTGACCCCGGCGGCCGCCGGGCCGGCTCCCTGGTTGCCTCGTCGCGGAGGGCCTGCTCTGATGGCCCTTCGTGACGGCAACCGAGGCCCATCGGGCGGTCGAGGCGGTGTGGCGGATCGAGTCCGCGCGGGTGGTGGCCGGTCTCGCGCGGCTGGTCCGGGATGTCGGCCTTGCCGAGGAGCTGGCCCAGGACGCGCTGGTCGCCGCGCTGGAGCAGTGGCCTGAGGAGGGTGTGCCGCGCAACCCGGGCGCCTGGCTGATGGCCGCCGCCCGGCGTCGCGCGGTGGACCTCATCCGCCGCAACGAGAACTACCGGCGCAAGCTCGCCGAGCTCGGTCGTTCCCTGGCCACCGCGCACGAGCCCGACCTGGCCGCCACGCTCGACGAGGACATCCAGGACGACCTGCTGCGCCTGGTCTTCACCGCCTGCCACCCCGTCCTGTCCACCGAGGGCAGGGTGGCACTGACCCTGCGCATGCTGGGCGGGCTGACCACCAAGGAGATCGCGCGGGCCTTCCTGGTGCCCGAGCCGACCGTGGCGCAGCGGATCGTGCGGGCGAAGAAGACCCTGGCCGAGGCGAAGGTGCCGTTCGAAACGCCGGTGGGCGCCGAGCGCGCGGCCCGGCTGTCCTCGGTGCTGGAGGTCATCTACCTGGTGTTCAACGAGGGCTATTCGGCGACCGCGGGCGAGGACTGGCTGCGCCCGGAGCTGTGCGCGGAGGCGCTGCGGCTGGGCCGGGTGCTCGCCGGACTGGTCCCGGCCGAGGCCGAGGTGCACGGCCTGGTGGCGCTGATGGAGATCCAAGCCTCCCGCACCCGGGCCAGGACCGGGCCGGACGGGACGCCGGTGCTGCTGCTGGAGCAGGACCGTTCGCGCTGGGACCGGCTGCTGATCGGCCGCGGCCTGGCGGCGCTGGAACGCGCGGAACAGCTCGGCCATCCGCGCGGCCCCTACACCGTGCAGGCCGCGATCGCCGCCTGTCACGCGCGGGCGCGCACCGCCGAGGAGACCGACTGGGTCCGCATCGCCGCGCAGTACCAGGCGCTGGCGCTGCTCACCCCGTCGCCGGTGGTGGAGCTGAACCGCGCGGTGGCGCTGGGCATGGCGTTCGGGCCCGCGGCAGGCCTTGAGCTGGTCGAGCAGCTCAGCGAGGTGCCCGCACTGAAGAACTACCACCGGCTGCCGAGCGTAAAAGCCGATCTCCTGACCAAGCTGGGCCGCCACGAGGAAGCGCGGACGGAGTTCCTGCGGGCGGCGGAGCTGACGGAGAACACCAGGGAGCGAACCCTGCTCCTCGATCGGGCGAGTGCCCTGCCCTCGATTTGACAGCCTTCATGAACAACAAGTTATATGAGTTCCATGGCAATTACAAGTGGCTCTCTGGACCGGAACGACAACGCGCGACCTGTCCTGCGCTTCGAGCGCCGGCTGCGCCATCCCCCGGAGAAGGTGTGGCGGGCGGTGACCGATCCGGCCCACCTGAAGCACTGGTTTCCGGCGGAGCTCCAGACCGAGCAACGCATAGGCGCGCCCATCACATTCGTCTTCCCGGGCGCTGAGGCGCCGCCGGGCAGTGGCGAGATCCTGGAGTTCGATCCACCCCGAGTGTTCGCCTTCTCCTGGAAAGACGCAAACTCGCAGGACACGACCGTTCTTCGGTTCGAGCTGGTGCCTGCGGACGAGGGCTGCCTGCTGACTTTCACGCACGCCCTCGGCGGCCCCGGCGACCTGCTGGCCACGGCGCGCCACGCGGCGGGCTGGGACGGCAGCCTGGACGTCCTGGAGGGGGTTTTAGCAGGCCACGAGGTCGAGTCCACCAGGAAGGACTGGTTCCGCCGAGCCGAGCGCTACGTCGAGGAGTTTGGGATCGCCACTGGCGAGTGCGTGGCAGTGGCTGACGGCTTCCTGCTGCGGGCCCAACGGGACCTGGTTCACCCGAAAGAGAAGGTCTGGGCCGAGCTGACCAAGGACGACCCAGCCGTCCTCGGCGCCGCTCCCCCGCTGCGCGCCACCCACGGCTACCAGGCCGCGGGCACCGTCACCGAGCTCGACGCCCCCGACGGCCTGACCTACACCTGGCTGCACGAGGACGAACCGGCCGGTGTGGTGCGCTGGCAGCTGACCGAGCAGCCATTCGGCTCCCTGCTGACCGTCACCCAGACCATCCCGGCCCACCTGGCGGACCTGCGCGCGGTCACCCTGGCCGCCTGGCAGACCCACCTGGAACTGTTCTTCGCCGCCCTTTTCGGCGAGATCCGCTGCCCCTGGCCCACCGACCGCACCGAGGACTTACGCCAGCGCTACGCCAAGACCCTGAACGCCTGACCACACCCAGCCCCTGACCAAGCCCCGCCCCCGGCTCCCCCACCCTCGCGAGCAAACGCGCACCGGCAATCACGCCTTGATCCCGAATCTCGCGAGGGCACCGGGTCCCACCCCAAGCCCGCCCGGGCGCAACAAGTTCCCCACCGAACCCGCCCGGCGGACAACCACGCCAGCACCGCGAACCCTGCTCCACTCCAACGGCGTCGGAGCCACCCGAGCGCAGGCATGCGGCGAGCCCCACGACCAGCACGGCCAACGCGACCCCGAAGCGCCGCTTCCCTGCCCGTAGGACCGGTATCAACGACCGCTGACCACACCTGGCCGGGGCGGGCCGGCCCGCCCGAAGCGCCACTTCCCTGCCTGCACAACCGGCATCGACGACCGCTGACCAAACGCTGGCCAGGCGGAGGTTCGTCGCGGGGTCAGGACTGGGCGGTCGGGTGGACCACGATGTCGCCCACGTCCACGTTCGCCGGCTGCCCGATGGCGAAGGCGATGCCGCGGGCGATCGCCGCCGGTGGCAGCGCGAACTCGGTGCGCGAGGCGTCGATCTGGGTCCGGACCCGCAGGTTGGTGATCGTGTGCACGATCTCGGTCTCGACGTAGCCGGGTGACACCACGGTCACCCGCGCCCTGCATGACCACGAGCTCGGCAAGGCCGGGCGGGCGCTCATCACCCTGCTGCTCGACCTGGCCGGACAGGCCGGGCACACCGAGCCGGTGGCGGCCCTGCGACTGCTGGAGCGGCTGATCGCCCTGGCCCACGGCTTCGCAGCGCTGGACACCGGCGGTTTCCTGACCGGCTTCCGCCTGGCCGAGGAGGAGGTGGCCACCAGGGCCACCCAGGCGGCGGCCGCGCTGATCCGCAGCGGCCAGTCCAGGGACGGACCGTGAGGCGGCGGCGCGGACGGCGGGCTGGGCCCAGTCCTGGTCGTCGAAGGGCTCTGAGCGGGCTCCGCGCCGGACAGCGGTTACCAGCCGTGCGGCCAGGCAAAGTCCGCTGCGGTGATGACGAGTTCGCCGAGCGGTTCCGCGCCGGGGGCCGAGGTCACCGCACTTCCGACTCCGGCACCACCCGCGCGTCGCAGGCGTTCACGAACACCTGTTCCGGACCGCCGCCAGCCGGGACCAGGCCCAGCGCCCACAGCGGCGTCCACCGGTCCCCGACCCGGCGGGCCACCAGCTCGCCCCTGGCGACCTGCCTGCCGGGCCGGGCGGCGATGGCGGCCGCCTCGGCCTTGGGCTGGTCGACCGTCACCGCGCACAGCTCCGGCGGGGGCACCCGCGCGGTGCTGAACTGCACGAGCCCGCCGTCCCGATCAAGGAGGAGGTCCGCCCGCAACGGCAACAGCACACCGTCCTTGCGCTGCCGCCAGCTCGCGGAGAAGTCACCGCCGGCGACCGGGGCCACTCGCAGTTCGGCCCCGAGCGCCCACGGGAAGTAGCTCTGTGCCCGCCGGATCGCGATGTCCTTGGCCGCGGCCGCGTCGATCGGCGCGGTGGCCGGGGTCAGCGACGGGGTGAACTCGGCCGCGGTGACCTCGCCGGACGGCCAGTCCAGGTGCACCAGGCCGCGGTTGGTCGTGCCGGTGACCAGTGCGGCGATCAGCAGGGTCTGGCCGTCGGCGCGGCGGACCTCGCGGAGCTGGTAGCCGCCGTCGGGGCCGAGGAACTTGCGCGCGGTCTCGCGCAGCAGGTCCTCCTGCTCCCGGCTGGTGCCGTTGGCCTCCGGCAGCGGCTCGTCGGCCACGGGCCGCACCAGCGCCACGGCCAGCCCCGCCACCACGACGAGTCCGGCAGCCGCCACCACCCACGGCGCTCGCCGGAACCGGATCGCACCGGATCGCCGGAATCCGGTGGCGACCCCGCCCAGCACCGCGCCGACCACAAGGCCGAGGAGGTTGACCAGCAGCACATCGGAGTCACAGGCCCGGCCCAGCACCGGCAGCAGTGCCTGCGCCAGTCCCACCGCGGCCACTCCGGACAGGCCCAGCACCAGCGTGAGCCAGAACCGCCGGAACACCACCACCGCGGCCAGGCCGGCCGGGACGAACAGCGCCAGGTTGAGCACACCCGCGGTGGACAGCAGCGCCTCCGGCGACGGCACCGCGACCCGGCAGGTGCCGAACGATCCGGTGCCGGCCCGCACCGGCGTCAGCGTGGTCGCCACCACCAGCGCCCCAGCCACCCCGAGCAGGAGCACCGCCCACCACCGGGCCCGCCCTGCCCGTCCCAGCAGCCAGCCCAGCACCGCGAACAGCACGGCCAGGCCGCCGAACACCGGCAGGGCATAGGGCTGAGCCCACAGGTAAGCGCCGATCACACCCGGCATCCTGACAGCCCCCGGGCGCGACCGTCAGCCCGCCGCGCGGCGTGGACCACCCGTGGCGCGGAAACGGTCCACCCGCGATGCGGCGCGGACGGCCGTCACGAGGAGCGATCCACCGACGATGCCACGCGGACCGGCCGTCACGAGGAGCGAAGCGCCTGTTCGAGAATCAACGGCATGACGGCACAGGATCAGGCTCTCGCTCACGTCGCCGCTCGGTCCGAGGGCAGGCCGATGGCCGGGGATCTGCGGGTCAGCCTCAACTTCCACCCCGACCGGGTGGTGGCGGGGCGGCCGATCCTGGCGATGCTGGGCGCGGACGGGTGCTACCGGTCCCAGTTCGAGACCGGGACCAGCAACGGCGGGCTGACCGCGCACCCCGGTGGCGACCGGTGGCGGTGGGAGAGCCGGATGTTCGGCTCCGCCTACGACTCGGTGCCTGCCGCGCAGCGGCCCAAGTACGGGGCGTTGAACTTCCGGCGGCGGGTGGTGGGGGCGGCGCCGCGGTTCGGGTCGGCGCACTTCCGGCTGTCCGCGGAGTCGTTGCAGCGCACCACCTTCTGCTATCCGGACAGTGTGTTCGAGCCGGTGCGGTTCGGCACCGCCGAGCGGATGTCGCTGATCGAGGTGGCGCTGGCGGACTCCCAGGATCCGCTGGATGACTACGTCGAGGCGCAGGTGCACGGGCCGGTGCTGCTGGACCGCGATGTGGAGGCGCTGGTGCTGGACGCCTGTTTCCGGGACACCGAGGTCGCGGAGCTGGCCTCGGCGCTGCCGTGTCCGGTGGAGTGGCATCCCGGGTTCCGGTTGTCCGTGGCGCGGCTGCGGGAGACCGAGGGGTACCGGACGCCGGAGGCGGTCGCGCTGGGGGTGGAGCTGGCGGTGGACGGGGTGCTGGATCCGGCGGTGCTGGGGCGGGCCGCGGCCTCGGGGGCAGGTGAGCCGCAGGTGGTGAAGCACCTGTGGCATCACCTGGCGCGGTTCGGGGCTCCGGAATGAGTTGTCAGTGGGCGCAGCAGGACGGGGCAGGGCGGGGCATGCGGCGGCGCAGGGTCTTCGCCACGTGGCAGGCGTCCCAGCCGACTCCGCCCAGGGCCGCCGAGTACAGGGCGCGCTGGCCGAGCAGGCCGACGTAGGCCAGGCCCGGGTGGGTGGTGGACAGGCCGTGGCGGTGGCGGGGGTTGCCCGCGCGGTCCAGCGCGCCGAGGGGGCGGAGGTGTTCCAGGTTGGGGCGGTAGCCGGTGGCCAGGATGACGGTGTCCACCTGCTCCGCGCGGCCGTCGGGCCAGTGCAGGCTGGTGGCGGTGGCGCGGGTGAACATGGGGCGGGAGTCGGGTTTGCCCCGGCGCAGCGCGGCGCGGAACCCGCCGATGTTGTCCAGCACCTGCTGGCCGACGAGCAGGCCGGAGCGGACCAAGACCGCGCCCAGCGGTAGCCCGCCCAGGTGCTTCATGAACGTCCAGAACGCCTGCATGTCCTTGCTCTCGGTGATCTTCACCGGACGGCGGCTGACCAGGCTGACCCTGGCGACCTCGGCCAGTTCGACCGCGATCTGCACGCCGGAGTTGCCCGCGCCGACCACGACCACCCGCTGACCGGCGAACTCCGCGGAGGTCCGGTACTCGCTGGCGTGCAGCACCCGGCCGGTGAACTCGCCGAGGCCGAGGTCAGGGCGGTGCGGCGTGCTGAAGTTGCCGGTGGCCGAGACCACCACCGGGGCGTGCCAGGTCTCGCCGGCCGCGGTGCTGACCACGAAGCCGTCGCGGTCGCAGACCACCGAGGTGACGCGCTGGCCGGGGTGGATCTCGCAGTCCAGGCCCTCGGCGTAGCGGCGCAGGTAGTCGATCACCTGGTCGCGGCTGGGGTAGTGGCCGGGGTCGCCGGGGAAGGGCAGGCCGGGCAGGGCGTTCAGCCGCGCCGGGCTGAACAGGACCAGGCTGTCGTAGTACATCGGCCAGGAGCCGACCGGTTCCGGACCGGCCTCCAGCAGCACCGGCTGGAAGCCGTGGGTGCGCAGCGCGCAGGCGGCGGCCAGGCCGGACTGGCCGCCGCCGATGACAATCGCCCGGTCGGGGTGCCGCGCGCGCTGGGTGGTGATCATCATGCCGCGAACCGTACAGCCTACGGTTCGCGAGGGGCAATTGATTTGCGCACGCGGGAGGGGGACGGGGCCGGACGCGCGGCGGTGCGAGGCGGGCAGGCAGGGCGTGAGGCGGGCGAGGCGCAGCCCGGAACAGCCTGAGCCCGGAGCGGTTGGCGCTCCGGGCTCAGGTGAAGTGGCTGGCAGTGCGGTTACAGCGAGGCGATCAGGCGTTCCACCCGCTCGTCCACCGCGCGGAACGGGTCCTTGCACAGCACCGTGCGCTGGGCCTGGTCGTTCAGCTTCAGGTGCACCCAGTCCACGGTGAAGTCCCGGCCCGCGGCCTGGGCCGCGGCGATGAAGTCACCGCGCAGCTTGGCCCTGGTGGACTGGGGTGGCGTGTCCTTGGCGGCCTCGATCTCGCCGTCGTCGGTGACCCGGTGCACCAGGTCCTTGCGCTGCAGCAGGTCGAAGATGCCCCGGCCGCGGCGGATGTCGTGGTAGGCCAGGTCCAGCTGGGCGATGCGCGGGCTGGACAGTTCCAGGTTGTGCTTGCTCTGGTAGCGCTCCAGCAGCCGGTGCTTGATCGCCCAGTCGATCTCGCGGTCGATCCGGCCGAAGTCCTGGGCCTCCACCGCGTCCAGGGTGCGGCCCCAGAGCTCGATCACCCGGTTCGCGGTGGGGTCGGGCTGGCGCTGGGCCACGTGCTCGACCGCGCGCTGGTAGTACTCCCGCTGAATGTCCAGCGCCGATGCCTCACGCCCGCCCGCGAGCCGAACCTGCCTGCGACCGGTGAGGTCGTGGCTGATCTCGCGGATGGCCCTTATCGGGTTGTCCAGGGTGAAGTCGCGGAACTGCACGCCGGCCTCGATCATCTCCAGCACCAGGTTCGCGCTGCCCACCTTGAGCAGCGTGGTCACCTCGGACATGTTCGAGTCGCCGACGATCACGTGCAGCCTGCGGTAGCGCTCGGCGTCGGCGTGCGGCTCGTCGCGGGTGTTGATGATCGGCCGGGACCGGGTGGTCGCGCTGGAGACGCCCTCCCAGATGTGCTCGGCGCGCTGGGACAGGCAGAACACCGCGCCGCGCGGGGTCTGCAGCACCTTGCCCGCGCCGCAGATCAGCTGTCTGGTGACCAGGAACGGCAGCAGCACATCGGCGATGCGGGAGAACTCCCCCGCCCGCGCGACCAGGTAGTTCTCGTGGCAGCCGTAGGAGTTGCCTGCCGAGTCGGTGTTGTTCTTGAACAGGAAGATGTCGCCGCCGATGCCCTCGTCGGCCAGCCTGCGCTCGGCGTCGACGAGCAGGTCCTCCAGGATCCGCTCGCCCGCCTTGTCATGGGTCACCAGCTGGGTGAGGTCGTCGCACTCCGCGGTGGCGTACTCCGGGTGCGAGCCGACGTCCAGGTAGAGCCGCGAGCCGTTGCGCAGGAACACGTTGGACGACCGGCCCCAGGACACCACGCGACGGAACAAGTACCGCGCCACCTCGTCAGGGGACAGGCGTCGCTGTCCGTGGAAGGTGCAGGTCACCCCGAATTCGGTTTCGATGCCGAAGATCCGCCGCTGCATGTGTCCACAGTAGGCGCTAGCGGCGCGTCTGACCGGACTCCATCCGGGCGCCAGTTAGCGTGTTGTTGTGTTCGAGTGGTTTCGCAGGGTGTTCGAAGATGTCGACAGCACGGATCGTGACCTCGTTCGGCGTAGCGCCGACCTGCCACGATCCGCCGCTGACCCGACGCTCAAGGTGATCACCACCGCCGCCAACCACAGTCTGCTGTGGTTCGCGGTGGCGGCGGTGCTCGCGTCCAAGAAGGGCCGGACCCGGCGGGCCGCGTTCCGGGGGGTGGTGGCGATCGCGGGGGCCAGCGCGAGCGCGAACCTGATCGCCAAGCCGCTGTTCCCCCGGCGCAGACCCGCGGCCGAGCTGGTGCCGCCGTACCGGCGCATCCCCGACCCGCCCACCTCCTCCTCCTTCCCGTCCGGGCACGCCGCCTCGGCCGCCGCCTTCGCCACCGCGGTCGTCATGGAGGCCCCGGCAGCCGCCGTGGTGGTCATCCCGCTGGCGGCCACGGTCGCCTACTCCCGGGTGCACACCGGCGTGCACTGGCCCAGCGACGTGGCCGCAGGCGCGGTGCTGGGCGCGAGCATCGGCCTGGCCACCCGGCACTGGTGGCCGTTGCGCCGGGAGTCCCCCTCCGAGACCAGGCACCGGACCGAGGCCGCCGCGCTGCCCGAGGGCGAGGGCCTGCTGGTGGTGGTCAACCCGAACTCCGGTGACGACTCGTTCAACCAGAGCGAGGAGGTCGCCCGCAACTGGCCCAAGGCCGCCGTGGTCGAGCCCAGCGAGCGCGAGGACCTGCTCGAGCAGCTGCGCCGTACCCTGGATTCGGCGGACCAACCCATCCGCGCGCTGGGGGTGGCCGGCGGTGACGGCACGGTCGCCGCGGTCGCCTCGATCGCCGCCGAGCGCGGCCTGCCGCTGGCCGTGCTGCCCGCCGGCACGCTCAACCACTTCGCCAGGGACGTGGGTGCGGAGGACGCGGGCAGCGTGGTGCGCGCGGTGGACACCGGCTCCGCGGTGGCGGTGGACCTCAGCTCGGTGATGGTGGACCAGCGGCCGCGCCGCTGGTTCGTCAACACCGCCAGCCTGGGCGGCTACCCCGACATGGTGCGGCTGCGGGAAAAGTGGCAGGGTCGCTGGGGCAAGTGGCCGGCCGCGGCGGCCGCGCTGGTCCGGGTGCTGCACGCCTCCCGCCCGCTGAAGGTCCGCATCGACGGCGAGACCAGGCAGGTGTGGCTGCTGTTCGTCGGCAACGGCTCCTACGAGCCCAAGGGCTTCGCCCCGACCAGCCGTCCCCGCCTGGACGACGGCCTGCTGGACGTGCGCTACGTGCGCGCGGACATGCGCTGGTCCCGCACCCGGTTCGTGCTGGCCGCGCTGACCGGGGCGCTGCACCGCAGCCGCACCTACTGCCAGCAGGACCGGGCCGAGGTGCACGTGGAGGTGCTGGGCAACAAGGTCGCCATCGCCACCGACGGCGAGGTGGGACCGGAAGGGCGCCACTTCCGGTTCACCTCACACGTGGCCGCGCTGGGCGTCTACCGCGAGACCGACGGCTCAGCCGAGCTGTGACCAGGTGTGGTCGCTGCCGGTGAACCGCTTCACCGGGGCGCCGTTGGCGGAGAAGAAGTAGGACCGGCTCGGCGCGTCGCCGAACCCGCCGACGACCAAGCCGTCCATGTTCCAGTTGTCCGGGCCCTCGGGCCAGGAGGGGTGGGAGACCAGCCGGATCTTCATGCCGGTCACGTCGCAGGAGTTCGCCGTCCAGTTCGGGTCGGCGAAGGCCACGCTGCGGTGGTGGGTGGAGTTGCCGCCGAAGCCGCCCCAGACCGACTGGAGCGGGACGTCGCCGTGCCGGGTGGTCACCCAGACCAACAGCTCGGAGTTGCCGCGCAGGTCATCGCCGCCGGTGCGGAACTCCAGGTTGAACGCGCGCAGGTTGACGCACGGGCCGATCGGTCCGGCGGCGGCTGCCGGGGCGGTGGCGGCGAGGGCGCCGAGGGTGAGCGCGCCTGCGGTGAGCGCGGTCGCCAGGCGGCGGGATGTGCTGGTCATGCGGTGGTCCTTCCTGGTCGTGGAACCCGTGGGTCCGGGTTCCACGACCAGGTTTAGCGGGGCTGGAGTTGACCAGGAAGGTGGCTTTGACCAGCCCGGACAATCCTGGTCAACTCGCGCGGGCGGCGCCCCTGAGGAAGAACGTGACGACGCTGTCGATGTACTCGGCGCGGTCGCCGCGCGAGGGTGGTTGTTCGATGCCCAGGAGCAGTCTTTCCCGGGGGTCGAACAGGATCATGCCGCTGAACATGCGGGCCGCCTCGTGTGGGTCCCGGCATGCCAGGAGTCCGCGCGTGGCGGCGTCGCTGAGGATGGTGGCGACGGCGTTGTCGAAGTGGCTGATGCCCTCGTCGTAGACCAGCCGCCCCAGTTCGGGGAACCGGCCGGATTCGGCGAAGGTCAGGCGTTGCATCTTCAGGCCCTCGGCACTGGTGAGAACGTCGTAGAGCAGGGTGCCGGCTTGGATTAGCGCCTCTTTCAGATCGCGGCCGGTCACGGGTGCGGCGGCGGCTTGGCGCAGGGGCTCGACAATGCGCTGACGGAGGGAGTTGACCAGTTCGAGGAACAGGGCTTCCTTGTTCTCGAAGTGGCGGTACAGCGTTTCCAGGGAGCAGCCGGCTTCCTTGGCGATGGCTCGGATCGAGGTGCCCGCGTAACCGCTGTCGAGCAGCACGGTCAGGGCCGCGGCCGCGATCTGTTCTCGGCGGACGGGGCCTCGGCGTTGCCGTTCCCGGGCTGTCATCAGGCCAGCTTAACGATCGGCCGACTCAGGCCACGGCGTCGGTGAGGTCTTCGTCGAGTTCGCGGACACCGTTGCG from Crossiella sp. CA-258035 harbors:
- a CDS encoding NAD(P)/FAD-dependent oxidoreductase yields the protein MMITTQRARHPDRAIVIGGGQSGLAAACALRTHGFQPVLLEAGPEPVGSWPMYYDSLVLFSPARLNALPGLPFPGDPGHYPSRDQVIDYLRRYAEGLDCEIHPGQRVTSVVCDRDGFVVSTAAGETWHAPVVVSATGNFSTPHRPDLGLGEFTGRVLHASEYRTSAEFAGQRVVVVGAGNSGVQIAVELAEVARVSLVSRRPVKITESKDMQAFWTFMKHLGGLPLGAVLVRSGLLVGQQVLDNIGGFRAALRRGKPDSRPMFTRATATSLHWPDGRAEQVDTVILATGYRPNLEHLRPLGALDRAGNPRHRHGLSTTHPGLAYVGLLGQRALYSAALGGVGWDACHVAKTLRRRMPRPAPSCCAH
- the pafA gene encoding Pup--protein ligase yields the protein MQRRIFGIETEFGVTCTFHGQRRLSPDEVARYLFRRVVSWGRSSNVFLRNGSRLYLDVGSHPEYATAECDDLTQLVTHDKAGERILEDLLVDAERRLADEGIGGDIFLFKNNTDSAGNSYGCHENYLVARAGEFSRIADVLLPFLVTRQLICGAGKVLQTPRGAVFCLSQRAEHIWEGVSSATTRSRPIINTRDEPHADAERYRRLHVIVGDSNMSEVTTLLKVGSANLVLEMIEAGVQFRDFTLDNPIRAIREISHDLTGRRQVRLAGGREASALDIQREYYQRAVEHVAQRQPDPTANRVIELWGRTLDAVEAQDFGRIDREIDWAIKHRLLERYQSKHNLELSSPRIAQLDLAYHDIRRGRGIFDLLQRKDLVHRVTDDGEIEAAKDTPPQSTRAKLRGDFIAAAQAAGRDFTVDWVHLKLNDQAQRTVLCKDPFRAVDERVERLIASL
- a CDS encoding phosphatase PAP2 family protein, coding for MFEDVDSTDRDLVRRSADLPRSAADPTLKVITTAANHSLLWFAVAAVLASKKGRTRRAAFRGVVAIAGASASANLIAKPLFPRRRPAAELVPPYRRIPDPPTSSSFPSGHAASAAAFATAVVMEAPAAAVVVIPLAATVAYSRVHTGVHWPSDVAAGAVLGASIGLATRHWWPLRRESPSETRHRTEAAALPEGEGLLVVVNPNSGDDSFNQSEEVARNWPKAAVVEPSEREDLLEQLRRTLDSADQPIRALGVAGGDGTVAAVASIAAERGLPLAVLPAGTLNHFARDVGAEDAGSVVRAVDTGSAVAVDLSSVMVDQRPRRWFVNTASLGGYPDMVRLREKWQGRWGKWPAAAAALVRVLHASRPLKVRIDGETRQVWLLFVGNGSYEPKGFAPTSRPRLDDGLLDVRYVRADMRWSRTRFVLAALTGALHRSRTYCQQDRAEVHVEVLGNKVAIATDGEVGPEGRHFRFTSHVAALGVYRETDGSAEL
- a CDS encoding TetR/AcrR family transcriptional regulator, encoding MTARERQRRGPVRREQIAAAALTVLLDSGYAGTSIRAIAKEAGCSLETLYRHFENKEALFLELVNSLRQRIVEPLRQAAAAPVTGRDLKEALIQAGTLLYDVLTSAEGLKMQRLTFAESGRFPELGRLVYDEGISHFDNAVATILSDAATRGLLACRDPHEAARMFSGMILFDPRERLLLGIEQPPSRGDRAEYIDSVVTFFLRGAARAS